One window of Flavobacterium ammonificans genomic DNA carries:
- a CDS encoding sodium-translocating pyrophosphatase, with product MNAFMIYLPIVMAIIGLLFMAVKRAWVLKQDAGDGKMKEISDYIYEGALAFLKAEYRLLTFFVIGASAVLAGISFIVPTTHILIVVAFVFGAFFSALAGNMGMKIATKTNVRTTQAARTSLPQALKVSFSGGTVMGLGVAGLAVLGLTAFFIFFFHFFMDGVWGVDGTEKMTIVLETLAGFSLGAESIALFARVGGGIYTKAADVGADLVGKVEAGIPEDDPRNPATIADNVGDNVGDVAGMGADLFGSYVATVLAAMVLGNYVIKDMGGKIEDAFGGIGPILLPMAIAGFGILFSIIGTMLVKISSDDAKEAQVQKALNIGNWVSIALTLVACYFLVAYMLPATMKMEFYGEGLKDISSMRVFYATIVGLIVGGAISSVTEYYTGLGTKPVLAIVQKSSTGAGTNVIAGLATGMISTFPTVILFAAAIWSSYAFAGFYGVALAASAMMATTAMQLAIDAFGPISDNAGGIAEMSELPKEVRTRTDILDSVGNTTAATGKGFAIASAALTSLALFAAYVTFTGIDGINIFKAPVLAMLFVGGMIPVVFSALAMNSVGKAAMDMVYEVRRQFKEIPGIMEGTGKPEYGKCVEISTKAALREMMLPGILTIGFPIAIVLLGKLVYADNNQLIAEMLGGYMAGVTVSGVLWAVFQNNAGGAWDNAKKSFEAGVEINGEMTYKGSDAHKAAVTGDTVGDPFKDTSGPSMNILIKLTCLIGLVIAPILGEGSTTHKEMTCTVEMKSCEEGEMMGNCDMSKCATMTKDECAKMCDSLKCTPEQKAMCLSKYDANGKYIAKEEKACCAKKGEAKKQVNVQMTNENGKVKATVTVSENGKQIVQVFEGTEAEVKAKVEAIK from the coding sequence ATGAATGCATTTATGATTTATTTGCCAATAGTAATGGCAATTATTGGACTTTTGTTCATGGCGGTTAAAAGAGCTTGGGTACTAAAACAAGACGCTGGAGATGGAAAGATGAAAGAGATTTCAGATTACATTTACGAGGGTGCATTAGCTTTCCTTAAAGCAGAGTACAGATTATTAACTTTCTTCGTTATTGGCGCAAGTGCCGTTTTAGCGGGGATTTCTTTTATAGTGCCTACTACACATATTTTAATAGTAGTCGCGTTTGTTTTTGGTGCATTCTTTTCTGCTTTAGCAGGAAATATGGGGATGAAAATTGCTACCAAAACCAATGTAAGAACAACACAAGCTGCTCGTACGAGTTTGCCTCAAGCCTTAAAAGTTTCATTTAGCGGTGGAACCGTAATGGGATTAGGAGTTGCTGGTTTAGCAGTTTTAGGTCTAACAGCTTTCTTTATTTTCTTCTTTCATTTCTTTATGGATGGAGTTTGGGGAGTTGATGGAACTGAAAAAATGACTATTGTATTAGAAACCTTAGCAGGATTCTCATTAGGTGCAGAATCAATTGCTTTATTTGCTCGTGTGGGTGGTGGTATTTATACTAAAGCTGCCGATGTTGGTGCTGACTTAGTTGGTAAAGTAGAAGCAGGTATTCCAGAGGATGATCCGCGTAACCCAGCGACTATTGCTGATAACGTTGGTGATAATGTGGGTGACGTTGCTGGAATGGGTGCCGATTTATTTGGTTCGTATGTAGCGACCGTTTTAGCTGCGATGGTGCTTGGAAATTATGTGATTAAAGATATGGGTGGTAAAATCGAAGATGCTTTTGGCGGAATCGGACCAATTTTGTTACCAATGGCGATTGCTGGTTTCGGAATTTTATTTTCGATCATCGGAACGATGTTAGTGAAAATTTCAAGTGATGATGCTAAAGAGGCACAAGTACAAAAAGCGTTGAACATTGGAAACTGGGTTTCTATAGCATTGACTTTAGTAGCCTGTTACTTTTTAGTTGCATATATGTTGCCTGCTACTATGAAAATGGAATTCTATGGCGAAGGATTGAAAGACATTTCATCTATGCGTGTATTCTATGCTACTATTGTAGGTTTAATTGTGGGTGGAGCGATTTCATCAGTAACCGAATATTATACAGGATTAGGTACAAAACCCGTTTTGGCGATTGTTCAAAAATCTTCAACAGGTGCTGGAACTAACGTAATTGCAGGTTTGGCAACAGGAATGATTTCTACTTTCCCAACTGTGATTTTATTCGCTGCAGCCATTTGGTCTTCTTATGCTTTTGCAGGATTCTACGGGGTAGCTTTAGCAGCTTCGGCTATGATGGCTACAACAGCTATGCAATTAGCAATTGATGCTTTCGGACCTATTTCAGACAACGCTGGAGGTATTGCAGAAATGAGTGAATTACCAAAAGAAGTACGTACACGTACTGATATTTTGGATTCTGTTGGAAACACAACTGCAGCAACCGGAAAAGGTTTTGCAATTGCTTCGGCTGCCTTGACTTCCTTAGCTTTGTTTGCGGCCTATGTAACCTTTACAGGTATTGACGGAATCAATATATTCAAAGCACCAGTTTTAGCTATGTTATTTGTAGGAGGAATGATTCCAGTTGTATTCTCTGCTTTGGCAATGAACTCGGTTGGAAAAGCGGCTATGGATATGGTATATGAAGTGCGTCGTCAGTTCAAAGAAATTCCAGGAATTATGGAAGGAACTGGCAAACCAGAATACGGTAAATGCGTGGAGATTTCTACTAAAGCGGCTTTACGCGAAATGATGTTGCCAGGAATCTTAACGATTGGTTTCCCAATTGCGATTGTTCTTTTAGGTAAATTAGTATATGCAGATAACAACCAATTGATCGCGGAAATGTTAGGAGGTTATATGGCGGGAGTTACCGTTTCAGGTGTGCTTTGGGCAGTGTTCCAAAACAACGCTGGAGGTGCTTGGGATAATGCTAAAAAATCTTTTGAAGCAGGTGTAGAAATCAATGGCGAAATGACCTACAAAGGTTCTGACGCACACAAAGCAGCTGTAACTGGTGATACTGTTGGAGATCCGTTTAAAGACACTTCTGGACCTTCAATGAACATTTTAATTAAATTGACGTGTTTGATTGGATTAGTAATTGCGCCAATTTTAGGCGAAGGAAGTACAACTCACAAAGAAATGACTTGTACAGTTGAAATGAAATCGTGTGAAGAAGGAGAAATGATGGGTAATTGTGATATGAGCAAATGCGCTACTATGACTAAAGACGAATGTGCTAAAATGTGCGACAGTCTTAAATGTACTCCAGAGCAAAAAGCAATGTGTTTATCTAAATATGATGCTAATGGTAAATATATAGCGAAAGAAGAAAAAGCCTGTTGTGCAAAAAAAGGAGAGGCTAAAAAGCAAGTGAATGTTCAAATGACCAATGAAAATGGTAAAGTAAAAGCAACAGTTACTGTTTCTGAAAACGGAAAACAAATTGTTCAAGTTTTTGAAGGAACAGAAGCTGAAGTGAAAGCCAAAGTTGAAGCTATTAAATAG
- a CDS encoding deoxynucleoside kinase, with amino-acid sequence MHIAVAGNIGSGKTTLTNLLAKHFKWEPHFEDVVDNPYLDDFYHQMERWSFNLQIYFLNSRFRQVMQIRESGKKIIQDRTIYEDAHIFAPNLHAMGLMTNRDFQNYSSLFELMESLVKAPDLLIYLRSSIPNLVGQIHKRGREYENSISIDYLSRLNERYEAWIHTYDRGKLLIIDVDNINFVDNPEDLGNIINRIDAEINGLF; translated from the coding sequence ATGCATATAGCAGTAGCAGGAAACATAGGTTCAGGAAAAACAACATTAACTAATTTATTGGCTAAACATTTCAAATGGGAACCGCATTTTGAAGACGTGGTTGACAATCCGTATTTGGATGATTTCTATCACCAAATGGAGCGTTGGTCATTCAACTTGCAAATTTATTTCTTAAACAGTCGTTTTCGTCAAGTAATGCAAATTCGCGAAAGCGGTAAAAAAATCATTCAAGACAGAACGATTTACGAAGATGCTCACATCTTTGCTCCCAACTTACACGCGATGGGCTTGATGACCAATCGTGATTTCCAAAACTACTCTTCGCTTTTTGAGTTGATGGAATCTTTGGTAAAAGCACCTGATTTATTGATTTATTTGCGTAGTTCTATACCTAATTTAGTAGGTCAAATTCACAAACGTGGTCGCGAGTACGAAAACTCGATTTCAATTGATTACTTAAGCCGTTTGAACGAACGTTATGAGGCTTGGATTCATACCTATGACCGAGGAAAATTGTTAATTATCGATGTAGACAATATTAATTTTGTTGACAATCCAGAAGATTTAGGAAACATCATTAACCGAATTGACGCTGAAATCAACGGTTTGTTTTAA